One window of the Pseudomonas lurida genome contains the following:
- a CDS encoding LysR family transcriptional regulator, protein MATPRFDGVELFLQIVESGNLTEAAERLNLTRSAVGKGLARLEARLGTCLLQRSTRRQRLTEDGQAYYEHCLRALAELEAAESVLESGRQQPRGRLRASLPLAFGHHYAAPALWGLMARYPELEIEISFADRLVDLAQDGFDIAVRIGPLPDTDRLSARRLGEQSVGLAASPAYLQRVGPISCIEDLAGHRGIAYRSNTPHRNRVASPLMMDDLQAVADAAIAGVGLAWLPSWLIAHYVLRGQLQAVLPEYREQPAPIHVIWPTAAHMPAKTRCAIDALVAGTPSCLAGS, encoded by the coding sequence ATGGCCACTCCGCGTTTTGATGGTGTTGAGCTCTTTCTGCAAATTGTCGAAAGCGGCAATCTGACCGAGGCCGCCGAGCGCCTGAACCTCACGCGCTCCGCTGTCGGCAAGGGGTTGGCGCGATTGGAGGCGCGCCTTGGCACCTGCCTGTTGCAGCGCTCCACGCGGCGCCAGCGTCTGACCGAAGACGGCCAGGCCTACTACGAACATTGCCTGCGTGCACTGGCCGAGCTTGAGGCGGCTGAATCGGTACTCGAAAGCGGCCGGCAACAGCCACGCGGACGCTTGCGGGCAAGCCTGCCGCTGGCTTTCGGTCACCACTATGCGGCGCCCGCATTGTGGGGCTTGATGGCGCGTTATCCGGAACTGGAGATCGAGATCAGCTTCGCCGACCGGTTGGTAGACTTGGCACAGGACGGCTTCGACATTGCTGTGCGGATCGGTCCACTGCCCGATACCGACCGCCTCAGCGCGCGACGCCTGGGCGAGCAGTCGGTGGGGCTGGCGGCTTCACCGGCGTATTTGCAGCGGGTCGGGCCGATTTCATGCATCGAGGATCTGGCCGGTCACCGTGGTATCGCCTACCGCAGCAATACCCCGCACCGCAATCGAGTGGCCTCGCCGCTGATGATGGACGACCTCCAGGCCGTGGCCGATGCCGCCATTGCGGGCGTGGGCCTGGCCTGGTTGCCGAGTTGGTTGATTGCCCACTATGTGCTGCGTGGGCAATTGCAGGCAGTGCTGCCCGAGTACCGTGAGCAACCCGCACCTATCCATGTGATCTGGCCCACGGCGGCGCATATGCCGGCCAAGACGCGCTGCGCCATCGACGCGTTGGTGGCCGGCACCCCCAGTTGCCTGGCAGGCAGCTAG
- the fecA gene encoding TonB-dependent Fe(3+) dicitrate receptor FecA, with amino-acid sequence MPQPPTPLARTLRQLLLGASLSLTALPPAVAAEAKPYHIAPTSLEAALNQFGREAGVLISFGSEVTAGRQSPGLSGNYSAAEGLHKLLEGTGLQARPEGDNAFSLQPADAPASVELATSSVVGDWLGDAAQTNVFEHPGARDVIRREEFERQGATQAKDVLNRIPGVNAPDNNGTGSHDMALNFGIRGLNPRLASRSTVLMDGIPVPFAPYGQPQLSFAPISMGNMDAVDVVRGGGAVRYGPQNVGGVVNFVTRAIPDAPTVKGGLQTETSPSSSHDGFKTTGNLLAGGTADNGLGGALLYSGTRGGDWRENSNTRIDDLILKGKYQLDDANSFNAMAQYYEGQADMPGGLNVADYKADPYQSTRPYDKFWGRRTMFNVGYRYEQDRREFTVNSFFTKTLRSGYLDQGTFLSLSPREYWVRGLETRFAQGFDLGPTSHEVGVGYRYINEAGHELRYRTPIAANQQIPTTNSRNDRDTRGGTEANAFFIDDRIDIGKWTITPGIRYEMIESQQTNNLSNVKYKGDYNTALPALNVLYHLTDDWNLYANTEGSFGSVQYSQMPNRVTSGEVKPEKARTWELGTRYDNGSLRAEIGAFLINFDNQYESNQTNDSVIARGETRHQGIESSVNYALDGLSPALAGFDVYASYAYVDATIREDGPNKGNRVPFSSKHKGTLGVGYTEGRWKLNVDSSYQSSQFADNANTQAESADGANGRIPGYMLFSSRAAYDFGPQLSDLNVAVGVKNIFNKQYYTRSFDDNNKGKYVGEPRTVYVQTSIAF; translated from the coding sequence ATGCCCCAGCCACCGACGCCTCTTGCCCGCACCCTGCGCCAACTCCTACTCGGCGCCAGCCTGAGCCTTACCGCATTGCCCCCTGCGGTGGCGGCGGAGGCCAAGCCTTATCACATTGCCCCGACTTCGCTGGAAGCTGCGTTGAATCAGTTTGGTCGCGAGGCGGGCGTGCTGATCTCCTTCGGTTCCGAAGTCACGGCGGGTAGGCAGAGCCCGGGCCTGTCCGGCAACTACAGCGCCGCAGAAGGCCTGCACAAACTGCTCGAAGGCACTGGCCTTCAAGCCCGCCCGGAAGGGGATAACGCTTTCAGCCTGCAACCGGCCGACGCGCCGGCCAGCGTGGAACTGGCCACCTCCAGCGTCGTGGGCGACTGGCTGGGCGACGCGGCGCAAACCAACGTGTTCGAACATCCAGGCGCCCGTGACGTGATCCGCCGTGAAGAATTCGAACGCCAGGGCGCGACCCAGGCCAAGGACGTGCTCAACCGCATTCCCGGTGTCAACGCCCCGGATAACAACGGCACCGGCAGCCACGACATGGCGCTGAACTTCGGCATTCGCGGCCTCAACCCGCGCCTGGCGTCACGCTCTACCGTATTGATGGACGGCATCCCCGTGCCCTTTGCGCCCTATGGCCAGCCGCAGCTTTCATTCGCGCCCATCAGCATGGGCAACATGGACGCCGTCGACGTCGTACGTGGCGGCGGCGCTGTGCGCTACGGCCCGCAGAACGTCGGGGGCGTGGTCAACTTCGTGACCCGCGCGATCCCGGATGCCCCCACAGTCAAAGGTGGCCTGCAGACCGAGACCAGTCCTTCCTCCAGCCATGACGGCTTCAAGACCACCGGCAACCTGCTGGCCGGCGGCACCGCCGACAATGGCTTGGGTGGCGCGCTGCTGTACTCCGGTACCCGTGGCGGCGACTGGCGTGAGAACAGCAACACGCGCATCGACGACTTGATCCTCAAGGGCAAATACCAGCTCGACGACGCCAACAGCTTCAACGCCATGGCGCAGTACTACGAGGGCCAGGCCGATATGCCCGGCGGCCTGAACGTCGCGGACTACAAGGCCGATCCGTACCAGTCCACCCGCCCCTACGACAAATTCTGGGGGCGCCGTACGATGTTCAACGTCGGCTATCGCTATGAGCAGGACCGTCGCGAATTCACCGTGAACAGCTTCTTCACCAAGACCCTGCGCAGCGGTTACCTGGACCAGGGCACGTTCCTGTCGCTGTCGCCACGCGAATACTGGGTGCGCGGCCTGGAGACCCGCTTCGCCCAGGGCTTTGATCTGGGCCCGACCAGCCACGAAGTCGGCGTCGGCTACCGCTATATCAACGAGGCCGGCCACGAGCTGCGTTATCGCACGCCGATTGCTGCCAACCAGCAGATCCCCACCACCAACAGCCGCAACGACCGCGACACGCGCGGCGGCACCGAAGCCAATGCCTTCTTCATCGATGACCGGATCGATATCGGCAAGTGGACCATCACCCCGGGCATCCGCTACGAGATGATCGAGTCCCAGCAAACCAACAACCTGAGCAACGTCAAATACAAGGGTGACTACAACACTGCCCTGCCGGCCTTGAATGTGCTCTATCACCTCACCGATGACTGGAACCTCTACGCCAATACCGAAGGATCGTTCGGCAGCGTGCAGTACAGCCAGATGCCCAACCGGGTGACCAGCGGCGAAGTGAAGCCGGAAAAAGCGCGCACCTGGGAACTCGGCACGCGCTATGACAACGGCAGCCTGCGCGCGGAGATCGGCGCGTTCCTGATCAACTTCGACAACCAATATGAAAGCAACCAGACCAACGACTCGGTGATTGCCCGAGGTGAGACCCGTCACCAGGGCATCGAGTCGAGCGTCAACTACGCCCTCGACGGTTTGAGCCCGGCGCTGGCGGGGTTCGATGTGTATGCCAGCTACGCTTACGTCGATGCGACCATTCGCGAGGATGGCCCGAACAAAGGCAACCGCGTGCCCTTCTCGTCCAAACACAAGGGCACCCTCGGCGTGGGCTACACGGAAGGTCGCTGGAAACTCAATGTGGACAGCAGCTACCAGAGCAGCCAGTTCGCCGACAACGCCAACACCCAGGCCGAAAGTGCCGACGGTGCGAACGGGCGCATTCCCGGCTACATGCTGTTCAGCAGCCGTGCGGCTTACGACTTCGGCCCGCAACTGTCGGACCTGAACGTGGCAGTGGGGGTGAAAAACATCTTCAACAAGCAGTACTACACGCGCTCGTTCGACGATAACAACAAAGGCAAATACGTCGGTGAGCCGCGCACGGTGTATGTGCAGACCTCTATAGCGTTCTAG
- a CDS encoding FecR domain-containing protein, whose protein sequence is MSFSTQVAEQAVHWLMEMQQGALNPRQQAAWQQWLNAHSEHQRAWDHMQRVNQRLRGMPSPLAHAALNAPTSTSRRQALKLLLILGAGSAAAWSLRQQHILPPLTADYRSPVGQRRQVQLADGSQLQLNTGSAVDVHFDGRQRLIRLLEGEILLTGIAGNTPLNILTGQGLLTSQAARMNVRQFNDHTQVAVFDGRVEVMPNTYSGLPLTVEAARQVNFTRKGWDTPRPTDANSGAWADGMLVAAHMRLEDFLGELGRYRRGQVNCDPQVANLLISGSYPVDDSERILDLLEVSLPVKVRRFTRYWVTVQARA, encoded by the coding sequence ATGAGTTTTTCCACTCAAGTGGCCGAACAGGCCGTGCATTGGCTGATGGAAATGCAGCAAGGCGCGCTCAATCCTCGTCAGCAAGCGGCCTGGCAACAATGGCTGAACGCCCACAGCGAACACCAGCGTGCCTGGGACCATATGCAACGCGTCAACCAGCGCCTGCGGGGCATGCCCTCGCCACTGGCCCATGCGGCATTGAACGCGCCAACCTCCACCAGCCGCCGCCAGGCCCTCAAGTTGCTACTGATCCTCGGTGCCGGGTCGGCCGCTGCCTGGAGCCTGCGCCAGCAACACATTCTGCCGCCGCTGACCGCCGACTACCGCAGCCCCGTCGGCCAACGCCGCCAGGTGCAACTAGCGGACGGCAGCCAGTTGCAACTCAATACCGGCAGTGCCGTGGATGTGCATTTCGATGGCCGGCAACGACTGATCCGCTTGCTCGAAGGCGAGATCCTGCTGACCGGCATCGCGGGCAACACACCGCTGAACATCCTGACCGGCCAGGGCCTGCTCACCAGCCAGGCGGCACGTATGAACGTGCGCCAGTTCAATGATCACACCCAAGTGGCGGTCTTCGACGGGCGCGTCGAGGTCATGCCCAATACCTACAGCGGCCTGCCCCTCACTGTGGAGGCCGCGCGCCAGGTCAACTTCACGCGCAAAGGCTGGGACACCCCGCGCCCCACCGACGCCAACAGCGGCGCCTGGGCCGATGGCATGCTGGTGGCTGCGCATATGCGTCTGGAAGATTTCCTCGGCGAACTGGGTCGCTACCGCCGTGGCCAGGTCAATTGCGATCCGCAAGTGGCCAACCTGCTGATCTCTGGCAGCTACCCGGTGGATGACAGCGAACGCATTCTCGACCTGCTGGAGGTGAGCCTGCCGGTCAAGGTGCGGCGCTTTACCCGGTATTGGGTGACCGTCCAGGCGCGTGCCTGA
- a CDS encoding sigma-70 family RNA polymerase sigma factor, which produces MSPSNTVEVLYNDHHHWLTGWLRRKLGCPESAADLAQDTFIRVLTARETPTLIEPRAFLTTVAKRVLFNFYRRQDLERAYLDALAQMPEHVAPSEEERAIILQTLVELDQLLDGLPVQVKRAFLLAQLDGLTYAQIGAELGISIATVKRHLNKAAMRCYFAL; this is translated from the coding sequence TTGAGCCCGTCCAACACTGTCGAAGTTTTGTACAACGACCATCACCACTGGCTCACCGGCTGGTTGCGGCGCAAGCTCGGCTGCCCCGAAAGTGCCGCCGACCTGGCGCAGGACACCTTCATTCGCGTGCTTACCGCGCGGGAAACGCCCACGCTGATCGAGCCCCGTGCGTTCCTCACCACTGTCGCCAAGCGCGTGCTGTTCAACTTCTACCGCCGCCAGGACCTGGAGCGCGCCTACCTCGACGCCTTGGCGCAGATGCCCGAACACGTGGCACCGTCGGAAGAGGAACGCGCCATCATCCTGCAGACCCTGGTGGAGCTGGATCAGCTGCTCGATGGCCTGCCCGTCCAGGTCAAACGCGCGTTCCTGCTGGCCCAACTGGATGGCCTGACCTACGCACAAATCGGCGCTGAACTGGGCATCTCCATCGCCACCGTCAAACGTCACCTGAACAAAGCAGCCATGCGCTGTTACTTCGCCCTATGA
- a CDS encoding DUF3649 domain-containing protein yields MKSKTSLPVSYRLAVTSRVLAAVVGGYLMASLASICLALWLPTSRADAVITGMMSSFVFYLLAVLWCFACRSAARAWFGVMLPSAAFATLAGVGFWMART; encoded by the coding sequence ATGAAAAGCAAAACCTCGCTGCCCGTCTCCTATCGTCTTGCCGTGACCTCGCGGGTGCTGGCTGCCGTGGTAGGGGGTTACCTGATGGCTTCTCTGGCCAGTATCTGCCTGGCGCTGTGGTTGCCCACGTCCCGTGCTGACGCGGTGATCACCGGCATGATGAGCTCGTTTGTGTTCTATCTGCTGGCCGTGCTCTGGTGTTTCGCCTGCCGCAGTGCCGCGCGTGCCTGGTTCGGCGTGATGCTGCCCAGCGCGGCATTTGCCACGCTGGCGGGGGTGGGCTTCTGGATGGCACGCACATGA
- a CDS encoding PepSY-associated TM helix domain-containing protein, whose protein sequence is MKEGFRQAMAWLHTWAGLIFGWLLFAIFLTGTLSYFKDEISHWMQPEVQAHPLDDARSLMVAQTYLQQQAPKAARWFITLPDSRDPGLSVMWQDKVDPGKRGNFIQKTLDPVSGQPVQARESMGGEFFYRFHFQLQMPHPWGRWLSTIAAMVMFVALVTGIITHKKIFKDFFTFRPRKGQRSWLDGHNAVGVLVLPFHLMITYSSLVIFMSLVMPAPILASYGNDTRAFFSEVFPATDNAPALGEPAPLKSLVPMYEEARRQWAGGHVGRLAVNNPSDVNASVNVFRAGSDRVVHDFGSTVSFNGSTGELLRVSGEQSLPAVIGGSFYGLHMGHFAGPVLRWLYFICGLAGTAMIGTGLVIWLGKRQLKHAKASVMPFELRLVEVLNIASMAGLMIAIAAFFWANRVLPVSFAERSDGEVQTFFIAWGLSLLHAILRRGRQGWVEQLSVGALLFVTIPLLNALTTSSHLGVSLATGDWAMAGFDLTCLASGVFLAWAAWKMQHRTAPAPKAERARTLTLKQEAN, encoded by the coding sequence ATGAAGGAGGGCTTTCGCCAAGCCATGGCCTGGCTGCACACCTGGGCCGGGTTGATCTTTGGCTGGCTGCTGTTCGCGATTTTCCTGACCGGCACCTTGTCCTACTTCAAGGACGAGATCAGCCATTGGATGCAGCCCGAAGTACAGGCCCATCCGCTCGACGACGCGCGCAGCCTCATGGTGGCGCAAACGTATCTGCAGCAGCAGGCACCGAAGGCCGCGCGCTGGTTCATCACCCTGCCGGACAGCCGCGACCCCGGCCTGTCGGTGATGTGGCAAGACAAGGTCGACCCCGGCAAGCGCGGCAATTTCATCCAGAAAACCCTCGACCCGGTCAGCGGCCAACCGGTGCAAGCCCGTGAAAGCATGGGCGGCGAGTTCTTCTATCGTTTCCACTTCCAGCTGCAAATGCCTCACCCGTGGGGCCGCTGGCTGTCGACCATTGCCGCGATGGTGATGTTTGTCGCGCTGGTCACCGGCATCATCACCCACAAGAAAATTTTCAAGGACTTCTTCACCTTTCGCCCCCGCAAAGGCCAGCGCTCCTGGCTCGACGGGCATAACGCGGTGGGGGTGCTGGTGCTGCCGTTCCACTTGATGATCACCTACAGCAGCCTGGTGATCTTCATGAGCCTGGTGATGCCCGCGCCGATCCTGGCCTCCTACGGCAACGACACCCGCGCGTTTTTCAGCGAGGTGTTCCCGGCGACCGACAATGCGCCGGCACTGGGCGAGCCCGCACCCTTGAAATCGCTGGTGCCGATGTACGAAGAGGCCCGGCGGCAGTGGGCGGGCGGGCATGTCGGCCGGCTGGCGGTGAATAACCCCAGTGACGTGAACGCGTCAGTGAATGTATTCCGCGCCGGGTCCGATCGCGTGGTGCACGATTTCGGCAGCACTGTGTCCTTCAACGGCAGCACAGGTGAATTACTGCGAGTGAGCGGCGAACAGTCGTTGCCGGCCGTCATCGGCGGCAGTTTCTACGGCCTGCACATGGGCCATTTCGCCGGGCCGGTACTGCGCTGGTTGTACTTCATCTGTGGCCTGGCCGGCACGGCGATGATCGGCACCGGGCTGGTGATCTGGCTCGGCAAGCGCCAGCTCAAGCACGCTAAAGCCTCGGTCATGCCGTTTGAGTTGCGCCTGGTAGAAGTGCTCAACATCGCCAGCATGGCCGGGCTGATGATCGCCATCGCCGCGTTCTTCTGGGCCAACCGTGTGTTGCCGGTGAGCTTCGCCGAGCGTTCCGACGGGGAAGTGCAAACCTTCTTTATTGCCTGGGGCCTGAGCCTGTTGCACGCCATCCTGCGGCGCGGTCGCCAGGGTTGGGTCGAGCAACTGAGTGTCGGTGCGCTGCTGTTCGTCACGATTCCATTGCTCAACGCACTGACCACGTCCAGCCACCTGGGGGTGTCACTGGCGACCGGCGATTGGGCGATGGCCGGCTTCGACCTGACCTGTCTGGCCAGCGGTGTGTTTCTCGCTTGGGCTGCCTGGAAGATGCAGCATCGCACCGCGCCAGCGCCCAAGGCTGAACGCGCTCGCACGTTGACCCTCAAGCAGGAGGCCAACTGA
- a CDS encoding DUF3325 domain-containing protein yields the protein MLLALLMCYAGFTALCLSTDRHHGELLHRKLSPRRRLGLRVAGWLLLTLSIWPAVSVAGWGQGLVQWCAVLMLSALLLVLLLPYRPRLALILAGVGLLASPVAAFATL from the coding sequence ATGCTGCTCGCACTGCTGATGTGCTACGCCGGGTTCACGGCGCTGTGCTTGTCCACCGACCGTCATCACGGCGAACTGTTGCACCGCAAACTGTCACCACGCCGGCGCCTGGGCTTGCGTGTGGCCGGCTGGTTGCTGCTGACGCTGTCGATCTGGCCAGCGGTGAGTGTCGCGGGGTGGGGACAGGGCCTGGTGCAATGGTGCGCCGTGTTGATGCTCAGCGCGTTGCTGCTGGTGCTGTTGTTGCCGTATCGGCCAAGGTTGGCCTTGATCCTGGCGGGCGTCGGCCTGCTGGCCAGCCCCGTTGCGGCCTTCGCCACCCTTTGA
- a CDS encoding RNA polymerase sigma factor: MMISTPPESQDSQHADAAGGRAHFLQVFLSQRSQMEALVSRRVGCRATAADLVQDLFLRFWRRPLVQVEELSTYLLRCAGNIAIDHLRSEGARVRSSEGWLPEQQDNQGCEPQAALEAGNDLRHVEAALRSLPERTRQIFLLNRIHGRKYAEIAKAMGLSQSAVEKHMMRALEACKASLRDPSSPRTPGKAP, encoded by the coding sequence TTGATGATCAGCACCCCACCCGAATCCCAAGACAGCCAGCACGCTGACGCGGCCGGTGGGCGTGCGCATTTCCTGCAGGTCTTCTTGTCCCAGCGCTCGCAGATGGAGGCCTTGGTGAGCCGCCGCGTAGGGTGCCGCGCCACGGCGGCCGACCTGGTGCAGGACCTGTTCCTGCGCTTCTGGCGTCGGCCGCTGGTGCAGGTCGAAGAGCTCAGCACCTACTTGTTGCGCTGCGCTGGCAACATCGCCATCGACCACCTGCGCAGCGAAGGCGCACGGGTACGCAGCAGCGAAGGTTGGCTGCCCGAGCAGCAAGACAACCAGGGCTGCGAACCCCAGGCGGCGCTTGAAGCCGGCAATGACCTGCGCCACGTCGAAGCCGCCCTGCGCAGCTTGCCTGAGCGCACGCGGCAGATTTTCCTGCTCAACCGCATCCACGGCCGCAAATATGCGGAAATCGCCAAGGCCATGGGCTTGTCCCAAAGTGCCGTGGAAAAACATATGATGCGTGCCCTCGAAGCCTGCAAAGCCAGCCTTCGCGACCCCTCATCCCCACGCACGCCAGGGAAAGCACCGTGA
- a CDS encoding FecR family protein yields MNVTPTPDQEQAALAWLSLLHDQPSSGDQATFSQWLRADPAHIEAYSQAQVLWELSEVPARKLADEEAFALQGYLNAMNTSKRSRVVRWSGALAMAACLVVMVSMGAGWQPSRWIDDLGADYVTAPGEVKTVTLADKSQVTLDADSAIAVDFNQGERHIQLRRGAGFFSVTHTGESFVVEAGSGEARVLGTQFEVRLQPAGAQVTVLSGRVGVTPSKHGQQQILAAGQQVAYADGIADQMHGVDSESRLAWRDGWLNYYKAPLADVVKDLERYYPGRILLLNEEMGAKRVSGSFPSKDPQAVLNALQAVLGFEQHTVLGRMIVVR; encoded by the coding sequence GTGAACGTCACCCCCACGCCCGACCAGGAACAAGCGGCCCTGGCCTGGTTAAGCCTGCTGCATGACCAGCCCAGCAGTGGCGACCAGGCCACGTTCAGCCAGTGGCTGCGGGCCGACCCTGCGCACATCGAGGCCTACTCCCAGGCCCAGGTGCTATGGGAGTTGAGCGAAGTACCGGCGCGCAAGCTGGCGGACGAAGAGGCGTTTGCACTGCAAGGCTACCTCAATGCGATGAACACCTCGAAGCGCTCGCGGGTGGTGCGCTGGTCCGGGGCGCTGGCCATGGCGGCCTGCCTGGTGGTGATGGTGTCCATGGGGGCGGGTTGGCAGCCATCGCGCTGGATCGATGACTTGGGCGCCGACTACGTGACCGCGCCCGGCGAAGTCAAAACCGTCACCCTGGCCGACAAATCCCAAGTCACCCTCGATGCCGACAGCGCCATTGCCGTGGATTTCAACCAGGGCGAGCGGCATATCCAACTGCGTCGCGGCGCGGGCTTTTTCAGCGTGACCCATACCGGTGAGTCCTTCGTCGTGGAGGCGGGCAGTGGCGAGGCGCGGGTCCTGGGCACACAGTTCGAAGTGCGCCTGCAACCGGCAGGGGCCCAGGTTACGGTGTTGTCCGGGCGGGTTGGCGTGACACCGTCAAAGCACGGCCAGCAGCAAATTCTTGCGGCCGGCCAGCAAGTGGCCTACGCCGATGGCATTGCTGATCAGATGCACGGGGTCGACAGCGAATCACGCCTGGCCTGGCGCGACGGTTGGCTCAACTACTACAAGGCGCCGCTGGCCGACGTGGTCAAGGACCTGGAGCGTTACTACCCCGGTCGCATCCTGTTGCTCAATGAGGAGATGGGCGCCAAGCGCGTCAGCGGCAGTTTCCCGAGCAAGGACCCGCAGGCCGTGTTGAATGCGTTGCAGGCCGTGCTCGGCTTTGAACAGCACACGGTACTGGGGCGGATGATCGTGGTGCGCTGA
- a CDS encoding DUF2599 domain-containing protein, whose product MKSFIRAYILSVLVCACGSVGAAYETHDQTGARTVFDMWKFYSHVVSNCGTSRRPAFLCSGLLLRGTVYSESYQFWNYGPASVQATAFSFLRQDAKFRQLASDHRHGYVMRAMFDTPDDYIQLEVLCVFPMDAGSHARGDAGCGDYSLTQQIERSCQQQGIKTANAWLNDYLVNAKSHYRQCGFDVRPANEPAGADMFMQFIQAHRFPDVLSEHFGSTGFSNNEMRIQSWPQSDGSRVPVWAIFWVNKDTVTGAPSEVGKDLAQKDQMALYKSSGHFVPVIRIAFPMTPSEEPAFFYSPADQAPLDTVLCDRFVDKAQWINRYDPGAKGDRWTLQVTPTDCGRLSQANQLDRFYSEIVTKYGSDPQWIAENKGGVRRQLACLLATYRNNTNYNLEPFRPDVSQSIAVAAQCNPA is encoded by the coding sequence GTGAAAAGCTTCATTAGGGCTTATATCCTTTCGGTACTGGTGTGTGCCTGCGGTAGTGTCGGCGCTGCCTATGAGACTCACGATCAAACCGGTGCGCGCACCGTGTTTGACATGTGGAAGTTCTACAGTCATGTCGTTTCTAATTGCGGAACGTCCAGGCGGCCGGCTTTTCTGTGTTCTGGTTTACTTCTTCGCGGTACGGTTTATTCTGAATCCTATCAATTTTGGAATTATGGCCCGGCCTCCGTGCAGGCCACCGCGTTTTCTTTTCTTCGTCAGGATGCAAAGTTCCGTCAGTTGGCGTCTGACCATCGGCACGGCTATGTAATGCGCGCTATGTTTGATACGCCTGATGATTATATTCAACTTGAAGTGTTATGTGTGTTCCCAATGGATGCGGGCTCCCATGCCAGGGGGGACGCTGGTTGTGGGGACTATAGTCTCACCCAACAGATTGAACGGAGTTGCCAACAGCAGGGCATCAAAACGGCGAATGCCTGGCTTAACGACTACTTGGTAAATGCAAAGTCTCATTATCGGCAATGTGGTTTTGACGTCAGGCCTGCCAACGAGCCTGCGGGTGCCGATATGTTCATGCAATTTATACAAGCACATCGTTTTCCTGACGTATTAAGCGAGCACTTCGGATCGACAGGGTTCAGTAATAACGAAATGCGTATCCAATCCTGGCCACAAAGTGATGGCAGTCGCGTGCCGGTATGGGCGATTTTTTGGGTAAATAAAGACACGGTCACAGGGGCGCCTTCTGAAGTCGGAAAAGACTTGGCCCAGAAAGATCAAATGGCACTCTATAAGTCGTCTGGGCATTTTGTTCCGGTCATCAGAATAGCTTTTCCAATGACGCCCAGTGAGGAACCCGCGTTTTTTTACTCGCCCGCAGACCAAGCCCCACTGGACACCGTGTTGTGTGATCGGTTTGTGGATAAAGCGCAGTGGATCAACCGCTACGATCCGGGTGCCAAAGGAGATCGATGGACACTACAAGTTACGCCCACGGATTGTGGTCGGTTGAGTCAGGCCAACCAGTTGGATCGCTTTTACTCGGAGATAGTTACCAAATATGGAAGCGATCCTCAGTGGATTGCAGAGAATAAAGGCGGTGTTCGTCGTCAGTTGGCTTGTTTGCTGGCGACCTATCGAAACAACACTAATTATAATCTCGAACCGTTCAGGCCAGATGTTTCCCAGTCCATTGCAGTCGCTGCGCAGTGTAACCCTGCTTAA